In the Bacillus sp. 2205SS5-2 genome, one interval contains:
- a CDS encoding MDR family MFS transporter — protein sequence MNTFKSLREMDRNVWIRFIGEGINGIAFMMLMPFFALYLKDKVDSLVLVGVVMAVAPIASVFGTMVGGKMADVYGRKPVMVGSMVGNGIVMMGFVFFDTFWMFMILSVFLGFFNSLFHPAASAMVADVTAPEKRTEAFGLLRMGHNIGAATGPLLGASIIVISKSIVFMIAAGTTLLYAAIVAFFIYESLPKKERKESLLEVDETEEKLPSPFKVLMQDKLLLLFVLTGVVISMSFSQTEGMLPLHFDNELKHLPETLNPFPYLLAFNGLLVVLFQFPISSWAGKKKVGSVMLLGASLFGIGQIAIAWFPTLFFQQRTDFSMILLIMLVVYAVYTLGEMIMSPVQMTFIANLAPEHLRGTYMGAAGLQWILGGAIGPLISGFLLDRSLGVVMFTMLGVGCIIAGIVYLLIDKMTSNSSRIQQTQVDASSLN from the coding sequence ATGAACACATTTAAATCGTTACGCGAAATGGACCGAAATGTTTGGATTCGCTTCATTGGAGAAGGGATAAACGGAATCGCATTTATGATGTTAATGCCCTTTTTCGCCTTATATTTAAAGGATAAAGTCGACTCATTAGTCTTAGTAGGAGTCGTGATGGCCGTTGCACCGATAGCGTCTGTTTTTGGCACAATGGTTGGAGGAAAAATGGCCGATGTGTATGGAAGAAAACCTGTGATGGTCGGATCGATGGTTGGAAACGGAATCGTTATGATGGGTTTTGTTTTTTTTGATACCTTCTGGATGTTTATGATTCTATCGGTATTTTTAGGGTTTTTCAATTCCCTTTTCCATCCAGCTGCAAGTGCTATGGTAGCAGACGTAACTGCCCCAGAAAAACGAACAGAAGCATTCGGCTTATTGCGAATGGGCCATAATATTGGTGCAGCCACAGGTCCTCTACTTGGCGCATCCATTATTGTCATCTCCAAATCGATTGTTTTCATGATAGCAGCAGGTACAACACTTCTTTATGCGGCAATCGTGGCGTTTTTCATTTATGAAAGCTTACCAAAGAAAGAGCGAAAAGAGTCATTGTTAGAAGTCGATGAGACAGAAGAAAAACTTCCGTCTCCTTTTAAAGTATTAATGCAAGATAAGCTGTTACTTTTGTTTGTGTTAACAGGTGTTGTAATCTCCATGAGCTTTTCACAAACTGAAGGCATGCTACCACTCCATTTTGATAATGAATTAAAACATTTACCAGAAACATTAAATCCATTTCCTTATCTCCTAGCTTTTAATGGCTTACTTGTCGTCTTGTTTCAGTTTCCAATCTCGTCCTGGGCTGGTAAGAAGAAAGTAGGATCGGTCATGTTATTAGGAGCATCGTTGTTTGGAATCGGTCAAATCGCAATAGCTTGGTTCCCTACTTTATTTTTTCAACAAAGAACTGATTTCTCCATGATACTACTCATAATGCTAGTTGTTTATGCGGTGTATACACTAGGTGAAATGATCATGAGTCCGGTACAAATGACGTTTATCGCCAATCTCGCACCGGAACATTTACGGGGAACATATATGGGTGCAGCTGGATTACAATGGATTCTAGGAGGAGCAATTGGGCCATTAATTTCAGGATTTTTACTTGATCGCTCACTTGGTGTCGTAATGTTCACGATGCTCGGCGTAGGCTGTATTATTGCGGGCATTGTGTATCTGTTGATAGATAAGATGACTTCCAATTCTTCTCGAATACAACAAACGCAAGTCGATGCTTCTTCTCTAAACTAG
- a CDS encoding class I SAM-dependent DNA methyltransferase, with product MEFKGSNAYEKEDFFNQYLQRRHRSESPNRLIENPAIFELLEGVSAETMLDLGCGDGSLGVELLQNERTQSYIGIDGSEKMLDVARKKLANLRGTVVNVSMEDYEYPEKTYDLVTSQLAIQYIEDFATLAKRVHETLKKSGKFVFSVQHPVITSSFESIQSTGKRGSWLVDDYFQTGERIEPWIGESVVKYHRTIEQYFMLLQEAGFTIEALKEGAPKKDLFEDEQEYERRKRIPLFLLFSCAK from the coding sequence ATGGAGTTCAAAGGGTCAAATGCGTATGAAAAAGAGGATTTTTTCAACCAGTATTTACAGAGACGGCATCGAAGCGAGAGTCCGAACCGATTGATTGAAAATCCAGCGATCTTTGAATTGTTAGAAGGTGTATCAGCAGAGACCATGTTGGATCTAGGCTGTGGAGATGGATCATTAGGGGTAGAATTACTCCAAAATGAAAGGACACAATCCTACATAGGAATTGATGGTTCTGAAAAAATGTTGGATGTTGCTAGAAAAAAGCTAGCAAATCTAAGAGGAACCGTTGTTAATGTCTCGATGGAGGATTACGAGTATCCTGAGAAAACGTATGATCTTGTGACGAGTCAGCTTGCTATTCAGTACATTGAAGATTTTGCGACGTTAGCAAAACGAGTGCACGAAACCTTGAAAAAGTCAGGAAAGTTTGTTTTTAGTGTGCAGCATCCCGTGATTACCTCATCCTTTGAGAGTATACAGAGTACCGGAAAACGTGGAAGCTGGTTGGTTGATGATTATTTTCAGACAGGAGAAAGAATAGAACCATGGATTGGGGAAAGTGTCGTCAAATATCATCGAACAATCGAGCAGTATTTTATGCTTTTACAAGAAGCTGGCTTTACGATCGAAGCATTAAAAGAGGGCGCACCGAAAAAAGATCTGTTTGAGGATGAACAGGAATATGAAAGACGGAAGAGGATACCTCTATTTTTACTGTTTTCTTGTGCGAAATAG
- a CDS encoding YdcF family protein: MKKGFYLFGGILLIYGLLLLTKNRLNSGILLFIFSGIVCTFIGYRMSYWSTCWKKHKWFRLSVFTGSLLFLVYFVSMESMIVSHMDDERSEQVDYVIVLGAGIIKGKPSLVLEERLALAITYLENNRDANVIVSGGIDVGEKISEAEAMRIYLVNAGIDEERIMIEDQATSTYENLLFSKELMENNKEKVLIITSDFHLFRSKYIAESIGLEAFGTGASVPAPLIPLVHTREMLAILKTVMIDVSQME; encoded by the coding sequence GTGAAAAAGGGATTCTACCTCTTTGGAGGGATACTGCTAATTTATGGATTATTATTGTTAACGAAAAATCGCTTGAATTCAGGAATTCTACTTTTTATATTTAGTGGAATTGTATGTACTTTCATCGGATATCGTATGTCTTATTGGTCTACTTGTTGGAAGAAGCATAAGTGGTTCAGACTATCGGTATTTACAGGGTCGCTATTGTTTCTAGTATATTTTGTGTCGATGGAATCCATGATTGTTTCTCATATGGATGATGAAAGATCAGAACAAGTTGATTATGTTATTGTGCTAGGAGCAGGAATTATAAAGGGGAAGCCCTCACTTGTATTAGAAGAACGACTAGCTTTAGCTATAACCTATTTGGAGAATAATAGGGATGCAAACGTGATTGTAAGCGGGGGAATTGATGTAGGAGAAAAAATTTCGGAAGCAGAGGCTATGAGGATATACCTAGTAAACGCTGGAATTGATGAAGAGCGTATCATGATTGAGGATCAAGCAACTTCCACATACGAAAATTTATTGTTTTCCAAAGAATTGATGGAAAACAATAAGGAAAAAGTTTTGATTATCACCAGTGATTTTCACTTGTTTCGTTCCAAATATATAGCAGAGTCCATTGGTTTAGAAGCATTTGGAACTGGAGCTTCAGTACCAGCACCGCTCATTCCTCTCGTTCATACTCGCGAAATGTTAGCGATTTTAAAAACAGTGATGATTGATGTTTCGCAAATGGAATAA
- a CDS encoding GNAT family N-acetyltransferase, translating to MNVRLVKPTLELQTEYFDFYQEWVKSGEVMVPWVISKDPRGFAKMIQTLQNASLGSNLPDGWVPNSTFWLVSEQNRILGAVNIRHSLTEWLTNRSGHIGYGIRPTERQKGYATKLLSLSLIQAKKLGIEPVLVICDRTNIGSMKTILHNNGIEDSDFVEEDGNILKRYWITQTQ from the coding sequence ATGAATGTTCGACTTGTGAAACCCACTTTGGAATTACAAACGGAATACTTTGATTTTTATCAAGAATGGGTAAAAAGTGGTGAAGTGATGGTTCCATGGGTTATCAGCAAAGACCCTAGAGGTTTTGCAAAAATGATTCAAACTCTCCAAAATGCTTCTTTAGGAAGCAATCTTCCAGACGGTTGGGTTCCTAATTCCACCTTCTGGCTTGTTTCTGAACAAAATCGAATCCTTGGCGCAGTCAATATTCGTCATTCATTAACTGAGTGGCTTACCAATCGTAGTGGTCATATTGGTTATGGAATCAGACCTACAGAACGTCAAAAGGGATATGCCACAAAACTCTTGTCTCTAAGTCTAATACAAGCCAAAAAACTAGGAATAGAACCGGTTTTGGTCATTTGTGATCGAACGAATATTGGGTCGATGAAAACGATTCTCCATAATAATGGAATCGAGGATTCTGACTTTGTTGAAGAAGATGGAAATATATTAAAAAGATATTGGATCACGCAAACTCAATAG